In the Phaeobacter gallaeciensis genome, one interval contains:
- a CDS encoding Ig-like domain-containing protein yields MTGTTVQGVFAEGTPAHLNVSQTKDISLNLGRSAVESYARHGADLHIVLADGQTLVLDNFFSYGATGGKNLFLSADGQFIEVVLEDKADGMLFASYETLDLSGKWSAYDELVFLDVDRIEPVIAPLAAPLLGGFGAAGVAAAGVVGTAVLVTDDSETGTPPGRGRVPTVDDPDAVYPIAGSTNDPVVITGTGTPGSEVRVLIGGHTETVTIRDDGTWTATIAINDLPPDGNYDTTVEVTDPDGNDFNLDGPTVIIDTTPPEAEVTSGTQSTGDIVNAIEQADGPVITGNGEPGARLNVRINNVTQRTTVNEDGTWSVTFDPADIPTGEYETAVRIRTTDEFGNRNTYHDVLVVDTIAPPIGIDTVEGDDKINFIELFDGVRLTGTGEAGASISVDFQGVTRTTTVANDGTWSVIYGAEHIADGVYDSTISVTSADAAGNSATETHTVHIDTENRVTINTQVGDDHTINAAEQAAGVTLTGMADPGATVVVTFEGISHTVTAGADGSWSSAFSTAEIGTGTYDATVSAVATDTTGNVSTVTETIGVDTEISATLDAQQTGDNMLSAAEVANGFALTGTADADATIEVTLEGVTRTVTADANGNWQADFAGNELSTGEYDAAISVTATDTAGNSTTTTGSLRVDTATSVTIDSNQVGGDDVINAPEAAAGVTLTGTAEAGASVAVTFQGATRTVTADGTGAWSADFAASEITGGEYDAPVTAVATDAAGNTASASSTLHIDTETSVTLNTARAKSDGILNAEEIADGVTLSGSAEAGASVAVTFQGQTKTVVADADGQWSVDYAPSEIAGGEYDAPISATATDIYGNTASATGTLRIDTETAVTIDPGQAGGDNIVNAAEAEAGVTLTGVAEPGSEVSVTLAGITRAAVVDASGNWSATFEAGAIAPGEYDSAVTVAATDAAGNTASASSVLRVDTVAGTVTLSPDPVELDDIINATERANGVEISGTATPGLLVTVGLGAASNQVVADVNGNWSTTFLAGQIPQGNAELPITASIVDSAGNTASATDTVALDTLVDPLTVAPDQTADDIINLAERAAGVTLQGTVEQGSTVQVTIAGVTHAATVDAAGNWSADIAGADLPDGDYTATATITATDGAGNVQSLTESFTVDTSYTTPDVDAVTFSSSDVRRISTEGATDSYTVNALNSDGSVTAPTASVDQDPVFGTEFTFSTPVSDGTHLVITSEDSAQNASSTLVVLEDNATNSGALDHAGLPQFNIDALNLDYASDVSLSLTEADIKALSGNSDTLTVHGGADDTLTVANASAAGVEAVDGQIYNVYTVGDDGTKLLVDQDVNVLI; encoded by the coding sequence ATGACGGGAACGACCGTACAGGGTGTGTTTGCTGAAGGTACGCCGGCCCACCTGAACGTCTCTCAAACAAAAGACATTTCCCTGAACCTTGGCCGATCCGCGGTCGAAAGTTACGCACGGCATGGCGCAGATCTGCATATCGTGCTGGCCGATGGCCAGACCCTCGTGCTGGACAACTTCTTCAGTTACGGCGCGACCGGTGGCAAGAACCTGTTCCTCAGCGCCGATGGCCAGTTCATCGAGGTTGTGCTGGAGGACAAGGCCGATGGCATGTTGTTTGCCAGCTACGAAACACTGGACCTCTCCGGGAAATGGAGCGCCTATGACGAGCTGGTGTTCCTGGATGTCGACCGCATCGAACCGGTGATCGCCCCGCTGGCAGCGCCGCTGCTGGGTGGTTTTGGCGCCGCCGGTGTCGCAGCGGCTGGGGTGGTCGGCACCGCCGTACTGGTCACAGACGACAGCGAGACTGGAACGCCTCCGGGCCGCGGCCGGGTGCCCACGGTGGACGACCCCGATGCGGTCTACCCTATCGCCGGCTCGACCAACGATCCGGTCGTGATCACCGGCACCGGCACCCCAGGCTCTGAGGTGCGGGTTCTGATCGGCGGCCATACGGAAACAGTGACCATCCGCGATGACGGCACCTGGACGGCGACAATCGCGATCAACGATCTGCCGCCGGATGGCAATTATGATACCACAGTCGAGGTCACCGACCCGGACGGGAATGATTTCAACCTAGACGGGCCGACGGTGATCATCGACACCACCCCGCCCGAGGCCGAGGTCACCAGCGGCACCCAGTCCACCGGTGATATCGTCAATGCGATCGAGCAAGCCGATGGCCCGGTCATCACCGGCAACGGCGAGCCCGGCGCCCGTCTGAACGTGCGGATCAACAACGTCACCCAACGCACCACAGTCAACGAAGACGGCACCTGGTCTGTCACCTTTGATCCTGCCGATATTCCCACTGGCGAATACGAGACCGCCGTGCGGATCCGAACCACAGATGAGTTCGGCAACCGCAATACCTATCATGATGTGCTGGTCGTCGACACCATTGCGCCGCCCATCGGCATCGACACAGTCGAAGGTGACGATAAGATCAACTTCATCGAACTCTTTGACGGCGTGCGCCTGACCGGAACCGGCGAAGCTGGCGCCTCAATCTCTGTTGATTTCCAGGGTGTTACGCGAACCACAACCGTTGCGAACGACGGCACTTGGTCGGTAATCTACGGCGCCGAACATATCGCTGACGGCGTCTATGACAGCACCATATCTGTGACCTCGGCCGATGCAGCAGGCAACAGCGCCACCGAAACCCATACGGTGCATATCGATACGGAAAACCGCGTCACGATCAACACTCAGGTGGGTGATGATCACACCATCAACGCCGCCGAACAAGCCGCAGGCGTAACTCTGACCGGCATGGCCGATCCGGGCGCCACCGTTGTTGTTACCTTCGAAGGTATCAGCCACACAGTCACTGCCGGTGCTGACGGCAGCTGGTCATCGGCTTTCTCCACCGCAGAGATCGGAACCGGCACCTATGATGCTACCGTCTCGGCCGTTGCAACGGACACCACGGGCAACGTCTCGACGGTTACCGAAACCATCGGCGTCGATACAGAAATATCCGCCACGCTGGATGCGCAGCAGACCGGCGACAACATGCTGAGCGCGGCAGAAGTCGCCAATGGCTTTGCCCTCACAGGTACTGCCGATGCCGATGCCACTATCGAAGTAACGCTGGAAGGCGTCACCCGCACGGTTACTGCCGATGCAAACGGCAACTGGCAGGCGGATTTCGCGGGCAATGAGCTGTCGACCGGTGAATACGACGCTGCGATTTCCGTGACGGCGACAGATACAGCTGGAAACAGCACCACAACAACCGGCAGTCTGCGCGTTGACACCGCCACCTCTGTGACCATCGATTCAAATCAGGTCGGTGGTGATGACGTCATCAACGCACCCGAAGCAGCAGCCGGTGTCACCCTGACCGGCACCGCCGAGGCAGGCGCCTCGGTTGCAGTGACCTTCCAAGGCGCGACCCGCACAGTGACTGCAGATGGCACCGGCGCCTGGAGCGCAGATTTCGCCGCGTCCGAGATCACTGGCGGAGAATATGACGCCCCGGTGACCGCTGTCGCCACAGATGCCGCGGGCAATACCGCCTCCGCTAGCAGCACCCTGCATATCGACACGGAAACCAGTGTCACCCTGAACACCGCCCGTGCAAAAAGCGACGGCATCCTCAACGCCGAGGAAATCGCTGACGGCGTGACCCTCTCCGGCTCCGCCGAAGCCGGGGCCTCGGTCGCAGTGACCTTCCAGGGGCAGACCAAAACCGTCGTTGCCGATGCTGATGGCCAATGGAGCGTGGATTATGCCCCCTCCGAAATCGCAGGCGGCGAATATGATGCCCCGATTTCCGCTACTGCAACAGATATTTACGGTAATACGGCCAGCGCCACCGGCACCCTGCGCATCGATACCGAAACCGCAGTGACAATCGATCCGGGACAGGCAGGCGGTGACAATATCGTCAACGCCGCCGAGGCCGAAGCCGGTGTCACCCTGACCGGTGTCGCGGAACCCGGCTCCGAGGTCTCCGTCACCCTTGCCGGTATCACCCGCGCCGCGGTGGTAGATGCCTCCGGAAACTGGAGCGCAACCTTTGAAGCGGGCGCCATCGCCCCCGGCGAATACGACAGTGCCGTGACCGTAGCAGCCACAGATGCAGCCGGAAACACAGCATCGGCGTCTTCAGTCCTGCGGGTGGATACGGTCGCCGGTACGGTCACCCTGTCGCCAGATCCTGTGGAGCTTGACGATATCATCAACGCCACCGAGCGTGCGAACGGTGTCGAGATCAGCGGCACCGCCACCCCTGGCCTGCTGGTTACAGTCGGGCTTGGCGCCGCCAGTAACCAGGTTGTTGCGGATGTGAACGGTAACTGGAGCACCACTTTCCTGGCGGGTCAGATCCCACAAGGCAACGCAGAACTGCCGATCACTGCCTCCATTGTCGACAGCGCCGGAAATACCGCCAGCGCAACGGATACAGTGGCGCTGGACACGCTGGTCGACCCCTTGACGGTTGCCCCGGACCAGACCGCCGACGATATCATCAACCTCGCCGAACGCGCGGCGGGCGTCACTCTGCAAGGCACCGTGGAACAGGGATCCACCGTTCAAGTCACGATCGCAGGCGTCACCCATGCGGCGACTGTGGATGCTGCCGGCAACTGGAGCGCCGATATCGCCGGTGCAGACCTGCCCGACGGCGATTATACCGCGACAGCAACTATCACCGCGACGGACGGGGCAGGAAACGTCCAGTCCCTGACCGAAAGCTTCACGGTCGACACCAGCTACACTACGCCGGATGTGGATGCCGTGACCTTCTCCAGCAGCGATGTGCGCCGGATCAGTACCGAAGGCGCAACCGACAGCTACACGGTGAATGCCCTTAATAGCGATGGTTCGGTCACAGCCCCCACCGCAAGCGTCGATCAGGACCCGGTGTTCGGAACCGAGTTCACCTTCTCGACCCCAGTGTCGGACGGCACCCATCTGGTGATTACTAGCGAGGATAGCGCTCAGAACGCGTCCAGCACGCTGGTCGTTCTGGAGGACAATGCGACCAACAGCGGCGCGCTGGATCATGCGGGGCTACCGCAGTTCAATATCGATGCTCTGAACCTCGACTATGCTTCCGACGTCTCGCTCAGCCTGACCGAGGCCGACATCAAGGCGCTGTCGGGCAATTCCGACACTCTGACCGTGCATGGCGGGGCGGATGACACGCTGACCGTTGCCAATGCATCGGCCGCAGGCGTCGAGGCCGTCGATGGACAGATCTACAACGTCTACACCGTCGGTGACGATGGCACCAAACTGCTGGTGGACCAGGACGTCAACGTTCTCATCTGA
- a CDS encoding M24 family metallopeptidase translates to MTQLLADYRQLAAALKVEAIALVPGPNFTRALGHSFMSHERPFVLVIPAEGKPAAIVPNLELGSWEQVGFDGAVFDWRDQDGYAGAFAALAAHLPMTRLAVEGQVMRVFVHHALKQAMPDVEIIDAERQISGLRMIKTAADLAALEAAISLSERALHRVLEGVCVGQTEKEIESALIQALFAEGADDLAFTPIVAAGDNSARPHAHARADYKVQSGDALLFDFGGRKDGFCADITRTVFVGEVSDEGRAVYDTVLRANLAGLEVTRAGVTAHEIDDVVTGVLEASPYADRIRTKTGHGLGRDVHEAPYIMRGNHQELPAGTVYTNEPGLYGPGLFGVRIEDDVLITEDGCRTLTTFPKELMIVG, encoded by the coding sequence ATGACGCAACTCCTGGCTGACTACCGTCAACTTGCCGCTGCCCTAAAGGTGGAGGCCATCGCACTGGTGCCCGGGCCGAATTTCACGCGGGCCCTCGGTCACAGTTTCATGAGCCATGAACGACCTTTCGTTCTGGTGATACCCGCCGAAGGCAAACCGGCCGCGATCGTTCCGAACCTTGAACTTGGCTCCTGGGAGCAAGTCGGCTTTGATGGGGCGGTTTTTGATTGGCGCGATCAGGATGGCTATGCCGGTGCCTTTGCGGCGCTGGCGGCGCATCTGCCGATGACCCGGCTGGCCGTCGAAGGACAGGTGATGCGGGTCTTTGTGCATCACGCGCTGAAACAGGCGATGCCCGATGTCGAAATCATCGATGCCGAACGTCAGATCTCCGGGCTACGGATGATCAAGACGGCGGCTGATCTCGCTGCGCTTGAGGCGGCTATCAGCCTGTCAGAGCGTGCGCTGCATCGGGTTCTGGAAGGCGTGTGTGTCGGCCAGACCGAGAAAGAGATCGAAAGTGCGCTGATCCAGGCTCTGTTTGCCGAAGGCGCCGATGACCTGGCCTTTACCCCTATCGTTGCGGCCGGGGACAATTCCGCGCGCCCCCACGCGCACGCGCGCGCCGATTACAAGGTACAGTCCGGTGATGCACTGCTGTTCGATTTCGGCGGCCGCAAGGACGGCTTCTGCGCCGATATTACCCGCACCGTTTTTGTTGGTGAGGTCAGTGACGAAGGTCGCGCGGTGTATGACACGGTGCTGCGCGCCAATCTGGCTGGGCTGGAGGTGACGCGGGCCGGGGTCACGGCGCATGAGATTGATGATGTGGTGACCGGCGTTCTGGAAGCCTCGCCCTATGCCGACCGGATCCGCACCAAGACCGGGCATGGGCTTGGCCGCGATGTCCACGAAGCACCCTATATCATGCGTGGCAATCATCAGGAGCTGCCCGCAGGCACGGTCTACACCAATGAGCCGGGTCTTTACGGGCCGGGCCTGTTTGGCGTGCGGATCGAGGATGACGTGCTGATAACCGAGGACGGCTGCCGCACGCTGACCACCTTCCCCAAGGAGCTGATGATCGTCGGCTGA